From a single Pseudobutyrivibrio xylanivorans genomic region:
- a CDS encoding ABC transporter ATP-binding protein, with product MVKRILQEIKEYKASALLTPVFMILEVAMEMFIPLLIADLVDTGVNSGNMSEIYRIGAMMLGCAVVGLFGGIMGAILGSKASAGLAKNLRKAMFENIQSFSFENIDKFSTAGLVTRLTTDVTNVQNAFIMILRMGFRAPVTVAVAMILSFRINARLASIYLIAMIVLLTVMGFVMVKARPLFDTLFKKYDALNASVQENITGMRVVKAYVREQFEKKKFTDGSHGIYKAATSAEKMVAFTMPFMNVVVYTCIILISWLGAKYIVLDGTLTTGELLSLFSYCMNILFSLMFFAMIFIMITMSIASMQRIYEVLEEKSTITNPENPVYEVKDGSIQFKDVVFGYNKTADRPVLDHISLEIASGETIGVLGGTGSAKSTLVSMISRLYDVNEGEVFVGGVNVKDYDVETIRNQVSVVLQNNVLFSGTIAENLRWGDKNASDDEVKHAAKLACADEFIEKFPDGYNTHIEQGGTNVSGGQRQRLCIARALLKKPKILILDDSTSAVDTATDAKIRKAFREEIPNTTKLIIAQRISSVMDADRIIVMDDGKIDDFGTHEELLARNQIYREIFEQQTGAGSGDFDKVDEEGGKDNA from the coding sequence TTGGTTAAGAGAATTTTGCAGGAAATTAAAGAATACAAGGCATCAGCTTTGCTCACTCCTGTATTTATGATTCTCGAGGTTGCAATGGAAATGTTTATTCCACTTCTAATTGCCGACCTTGTGGATACTGGTGTTAATTCAGGAAATATGAGTGAAATCTACCGAATCGGTGCAATGATGCTTGGATGCGCAGTAGTTGGCCTTTTTGGCGGTATTATGGGTGCTATCTTAGGAAGTAAGGCATCTGCTGGACTTGCTAAAAATCTTAGAAAGGCAATGTTTGAAAATATTCAGTCCTTCTCTTTTGAGAATATTGATAAGTTTTCAACAGCCGGTCTTGTAACACGTCTTACAACAGACGTTACAAACGTACAGAACGCATTTATCATGATTTTGAGAATGGGATTTAGAGCACCAGTTACAGTTGCGGTAGCTATGATTCTTTCGTTCAGAATTAACGCGCGCTTGGCTTCAATCTATCTGATTGCCATGATTGTGCTTCTTACAGTTATGGGATTTGTAATGGTAAAGGCACGCCCATTGTTTGATACATTATTTAAGAAGTATGATGCGCTAAATGCATCTGTTCAGGAAAATATCACAGGTATGCGCGTTGTAAAGGCATATGTACGTGAGCAGTTTGAAAAGAAAAAATTCACAGATGGCAGCCATGGTATTTACAAGGCAGCCACATCTGCTGAGAAGATGGTGGCGTTTACAATGCCATTCATGAATGTGGTGGTTTATACCTGTATTATCCTTATAAGCTGGCTTGGTGCAAAGTACATCGTTTTAGATGGCACACTTACAACTGGTGAGCTTCTTTCACTTTTCAGCTACTGTATGAACATTCTTTTCTCACTTATGTTCTTTGCTATGATTTTCATTATGATTACAATGTCAATCGCCAGCATGCAGCGTATTTACGAGGTACTTGAGGAGAAGAGTACAATCACAAATCCTGAGAACCCAGTTTATGAGGTAAAGGATGGTTCTATCCAGTTTAAGGATGTAGTGTTTGGCTATAATAAGACAGCAGACAGACCAGTACTTGACCATATAAGCCTTGAGATTGCCTCAGGCGAAACAATCGGTGTGTTGGGTGGAACTGGTTCTGCTAAGTCTACTCTGGTTTCAATGATTTCACGTCTTTACGATGTAAACGAAGGTGAGGTTTTTGTTGGTGGCGTTAATGTAAAGGATTATGATGTTGAGACTATCAGAAATCAGGTTTCTGTAGTTCTACAGAATAACGTACTTTTCTCAGGAACAATTGCTGAGAATCTTCGTTGGGGCGATAAGAACGCTAGTGATGATGAGGTTAAGCATGCAGCAAAGCTCGCTTGTGCTGATGAGTTTATAGAGAAGTTCCCAGATGGATATAACACTCACATAGAGCAGGGCGGAACCAACGTATCTGGTGGACAGCGCCAGAGACTTTGTATCGCCAGAGCTCTTCTTAAGAAGCCAAAGATTCTTATCTTAGATGATTCAACTTCAGCTGTAGATACAGCTACAGACGCTAAGATTAGAAAGGCTTTCCGTGAGGAAATTCCAAATACAACAAAGCTTATCATTGCTCAGCGTATATCATCAGTAATGGATGCTGACAGAATCATCGTTATGGATGATGGTAAGATTGACGATTTTGGTACACACGAGGAATTGTTGGCCAGAAATCAGATTTACCGCGAGATTTTCGAGCAGCAGACAGGTGCTGGAAGCGGTGACTTTGACAAAGTAGATGAGGAAGGAGGTAAGGACAATGCCTAG
- a CDS encoding MarR family winged helix-turn-helix transcriptional regulator, translated as MIKKEFDSRVHLGFIMDCASREIRNAVSRGVIETSEGQCNMKHTWLLGYLERQEEPIFQKDLEKIFHFPKSTLADMLQYLEKSGYIAKAPVDGDGRKKQIVVTEAGRKFTSLAEAQIMDVDDYITRDIPQEQIDMMVEVMEKLRKNAEDYKSYIELKKEE; from the coding sequence ATGATAAAAAAAGAATTCGACAGCAGAGTTCATTTGGGATTCATTATGGATTGTGCGTCACGTGAAATCAGGAATGCTGTCAGTCGTGGTGTCATAGAGACTAGCGAAGGCCAGTGCAATATGAAGCACACTTGGTTACTTGGTTATTTGGAGCGCCAGGAGGAACCGATTTTCCAAAAGGATTTGGAAAAGATTTTTCATTTTCCAAAATCAACCCTGGCTGATATGCTGCAGTATCTTGAGAAGAGTGGCTACATAGCAAAGGCACCGGTGGATGGCGATGGCAGGAAGAAGCAAATCGTGGTGACTGAAGCAGGACGGAAGTTTACAAGTCTGGCGGAGGCACAGATTATGGATGTTGATGACTACATCACCAGAGATATTCCGCAGGAGCAGATCGATATGATGGTCGAGGTTATGGAAAAATTAAGAAAGAATGCTGAGGATTATAAATCCTACATAGAGCTAAAAAAGGAGGAATAG
- a CDS encoding TetR/AcrR family transcriptional regulator: protein MRERSKDLRVRRTINSIRRAFFELVLEKNYNEISITELTERAGINRKTFYLHFSSLDDFVAEIEEEIVSDILDHIGKNAEEFDLPGCITNFYLYLESCNEVQQKLLCDDHYSFFYESVTEGVLRSAPFAKFFERTDYPSIVRSYTIAITYIYRDWLKNGKQIPFDTLTTQTSKIIENGYAGISKGKIPAK from the coding sequence ATGAGAGAAAGAAGCAAGGATTTAAGAGTTAGAAGAACTATTAATTCTATAAGACGTGCGTTTTTTGAACTGGTATTGGAAAAGAACTATAATGAGATTTCGATTACCGAGCTTACAGAAAGAGCTGGTATTAATAGAAAAACTTTCTATTTACATTTTTCATCACTTGATGATTTTGTAGCTGAGATTGAGGAAGAGATTGTCAGTGATATCTTAGACCATATTGGAAAGAACGCTGAGGAGTTTGATTTACCTGGATGTATCACAAACTTCTATCTTTACCTTGAGTCATGTAACGAAGTACAACAGAAACTTCTCTGTGATGATCACTACTCATTCTTCTATGAGTCAGTAACAGAGGGCGTTCTTCGTAGTGCACCTTTTGCAAAATTCTTTGAACGCACAGATTATCCTTCTATTGTGCGTTCTTACACAATTGCCATCACATATATTTATCGTGACTGGCTCAAAAATGGAAAGCAGATTCCATTTGATACTCTTACAACTCAGACCAGCAAAATCATCGAAAATGGTTATGCGGGCATATCAAAAGGAAAGATTCCAGCTAAATAA
- a CDS encoding ROK family glucokinase — MAKYGFGLDLGGTTCKCGLFTTEGELLEKWEVPTDTTNGGVNILKNLAQTVIKKMEEKGISSDDISGVGIGIPGPVSADGVVNRCVNLGWGVFNVEKEFSECLGGLKVKAGNDANVAALGEAWMGAAKEYSSSVMVTLGTGVGGGVIINDDIISGAAGAAGEIGHIRVNYTEENACGCGNKGCLEQYCSATGIARLAKIRLAMNDDASSLRGVEPLDAKAVFDEAKKGDVVAKEIAKRACEYLAQGLQVISCVVNPEAFVIGGGVSKAGQYLIDEVEYRFNQIAFHGCKSTKITLATLGNDAGIYGAMKLIL; from the coding sequence ATGGCAAAGTATGGTTTTGGCCTTGATTTAGGCGGAACAACATGCAAGTGTGGTTTGTTTACCACAGAGGGTGAGCTTCTCGAGAAGTGGGAGGTTCCAACAGATACAACTAACGGAGGAGTTAATATTCTTAAGAATTTAGCTCAGACAGTAATTAAGAAAATGGAAGAGAAGGGTATCTCTTCTGACGATATTTCAGGTGTTGGTATTGGAATTCCAGGACCTGTTTCAGCAGACGGCGTTGTAAATCGCTGTGTAAACCTTGGATGGGGCGTATTTAATGTAGAGAAGGAATTCTCAGAGTGTCTTGGTGGTCTTAAGGTAAAGGCTGGTAATGATGCGAATGTTGCAGCTCTCGGCGAGGCTTGGATGGGGGCAGCTAAAGAATATTCAAGCTCCGTAATGGTTACACTTGGTACTGGTGTAGGCGGCGGTGTTATCATCAATGATGATATTATCAGTGGTGCAGCAGGTGCAGCAGGTGAGATTGGACATATCAGAGTCAATTATACAGAGGAAAATGCTTGCGGATGTGGTAATAAGGGTTGTCTTGAGCAGTATTGTTCAGCTACAGGTATTGCACGTCTTGCAAAGATTCGTTTAGCTATGAATGACGATGCAAGTTCACTCAGAGGAGTTGAGCCACTTGACGCAAAGGCTGTATTTGATGAGGCTAAGAAGGGCGATGTTGTTGCAAAGGAAATTGCAAAGCGTGCATGTGAGTACTTAGCTCAGGGTCTTCAGGTAATATCTTGTGTTGTTAATCCAGAAGCTTTCGTTATTGGTGGTGGAGTGTCTAAGGCTGGACAATACCTTATTGATGAAGTAGAGTACAGATTTAACCAGATTGCATTCCATGGATGTAAGAGTACCAAGATTACATTGGCTACACTTGGAAATGATGCCGGAATTTATGGAGCTATGAAGCTCATTCTGTAA